The following are encoded in a window of Sinorhizobium sojae CCBAU 05684 genomic DNA:
- a CDS encoding twin-arginine translocase TatA/TatE family subunit: MGSFSIWHWLIVLVVVLLLFGRGKIPELMGDLAKGIKNFKKGMTDDDAVSADKSIDGKTVEHKSDEVR; encoded by the coding sequence ATGGGTTCCTTTAGCATCTGGCACTGGCTGATCGTCCTGGTGGTCGTGCTGCTGTTGTTTGGCCGTGGCAAAATTCCGGAACTGATGGGCGACCTGGCCAAGGGCATCAAGAACTTCAAGAAGGGCATGACCGACGACGACGCCGTTTCGGCCGACAAGTCGATCGACGGGAAGACCGTCGAGCACAAGTCCGACGAAGTCCGCTGA
- the tatB gene encoding Sec-independent protein translocase protein TatB — protein sequence MLDIGWTELVVIAIVLIVVVGPKDLPPMLRAFGRMTAKMRGMAGDFRRQFDEALREADLDDVRRTISDAQSLNPTTALRDAMNPLRQLGNEIKSDLQKAATPDKPVQQAPETMAAPANASTPAVEPAKPAAATAVEHSAPASAKSADAKPKRPAKPTAGPTTPAAAKAAPSKAAGSTAVKKSAAKKSAAGAAQAETKSGRTRAATRKKGDA from the coding sequence ATGCTTGATATCGGCTGGACCGAGCTTGTTGTCATTGCAATTGTCTTGATCGTTGTCGTTGGTCCGAAGGATCTTCCGCCGATGCTGCGGGCCTTCGGACGAATGACCGCGAAAATGCGCGGCATGGCCGGCGATTTCCGGCGACAGTTCGACGAAGCGTTGCGTGAGGCAGATCTCGACGACGTACGCCGGACGATAAGCGATGCCCAAAGCCTTAATCCGACGACTGCGCTACGCGACGCAATGAACCCACTGCGGCAGCTCGGGAACGAGATCAAGTCCGATCTTCAGAAGGCTGCAACGCCCGACAAGCCGGTGCAACAGGCGCCGGAGACGATGGCTGCGCCGGCAAATGCGTCCACGCCGGCCGTGGAGCCGGCAAAGCCGGCCGCGGCGACCGCCGTCGAGCATTCGGCTCCGGCCTCAGCAAAGTCTGCCGACGCGAAGCCGAAGCGCCCAGCCAAGCCCACAGCCGGGCCGACTACGCCCGCGGCGGCAAAGGCTGCACCGAGCAAGGCCGCCGGCTCCACGGCGGTGAAGAAGTCGGCGGCAAAGAAATCGGCCGCCGGTGCGGCGCAGGCCGAAACGAAGAGTGGAAGGACGCGCGCGGCCACGCGCAAGAAAGGTGACGCATGA
- the tatC gene encoding twin-arginine translocase subunit TatC, which translates to MSGDIQDRPQPLMEHLIELRSRLMWAVGAFFAAFLVCFYFAKGLFNLLVLPFKWAVSWAGLSHRNVELIYTAPQEFFFTQIKVAMFGALVIAFPVIASQVYKFVAPGLYKNERAAFLPFLVASPVLFLIGGALVYFFFTPMVMWFFLAMEQGGGEGEVAIQLLPKVSEYLSLIMSLVFAFGLVFQLPVITTLLARVGFVTADGLAEKRKYAIVVAFVVAAVLTPPDPVSQIGLALPAILLYEISIYTARLVEKKRAAEALSAELASSQEGSSETAGPAKG; encoded by the coding sequence ATGAGCGGCGATATCCAGGACCGGCCGCAGCCGCTGATGGAACACCTGATCGAACTGCGCTCGCGGCTGATGTGGGCAGTCGGAGCGTTCTTCGCCGCATTTCTCGTCTGTTTCTATTTTGCAAAGGGACTGTTCAACCTGCTCGTCCTGCCCTTCAAGTGGGCCGTAAGCTGGGCTGGGCTCAGCCATCGAAATGTCGAGCTGATCTACACCGCGCCGCAGGAGTTCTTTTTCACACAGATCAAGGTCGCGATGTTCGGTGCACTGGTCATTGCCTTTCCGGTGATCGCCTCCCAGGTTTACAAGTTCGTTGCGCCGGGGCTCTACAAGAACGAGCGCGCGGCCTTCCTGCCGTTTCTGGTCGCTTCGCCGGTCCTCTTCCTGATCGGCGGCGCGCTTGTCTATTTCTTCTTCACGCCGATGGTGATGTGGTTCTTCCTGGCCATGGAGCAGGGCGGCGGCGAAGGGGAGGTCGCGATCCAGCTTTTGCCGAAGGTTTCGGAATATCTGAGCCTGATCATGTCGCTGGTCTTCGCCTTCGGCCTCGTATTCCAGCTCCCGGTCATCACGACGCTGCTCGCGCGTGTCGGCTTCGTCACGGCCGACGGATTGGCCGAGAAGCGGAAATATGCAATCGTCGTCGCCTTCGTGGTTGCTGCGGTCCTGACGCCACCCGATCCCGTTTCTCAGATCGGTCTTGCGCTGCCAGCCATCCTTCTCTACGAAATTTCCATCTATACGGCGCGACTCGTCGAGAAAAAGCGAGCAGCCGAAGCCCTCTCGGCCGAGTTGGCTTCTTCGCAGGAAGGTTCTTCCGAGACGGCTGGCCCCGCCAAGGGCTGA